GCCGGCTGGTCCCGGAAAGGCTGAGCAGCTTCTGGACCGTATGCAGAAGATGGTCATTGCTGAGAAACTTGATGTCGGTGAGCTCCAGCTTCCCGAATTTCTGGATGTAGACTTTGTTGTATCCGTTGATCATGATCTCGGAGATGGCCTTGTCTTCCATGATGGTGCGCAGGGGGCCGAGACTGACGGAAGCGGTGACGAGCTCGCGGATCAGGGTGATGCGTTCCTCCGTGGCCAGCTCGATCTCTTCCTCCCGGCACATGTCCGAGATCGCCTTGTCCACAAAGATCCGCATCTGATCCTCGGTCAGTTTGTCCTTGACCTTGATGAAATCGGTCTTCTTGATCAAAAACTGGTGAATCAGATTCCTGATCTCTCGTTCAACCATAACCACCTCACCTTGGGGTTAGTGTTTTGTCCTTGAGGGCCGCGCCCCGCATCTATTTCGGCCAGAAATTTTTGAGCTTGTCGATCCATCCCAGATGGTCGATGTCGCTGTAAATCACAAAAACGACCAGGCACAGCAGCAGGGTCAGCCCGGCGCGGGTCAGGTGCTCCTCCACCTTGAGGGACAGGGGCCGTCCCCGCACTTTTTCAACAGCCAAAAGCATCAGATGCCCCCCGTCCAGGACCGGGACCGGGAAGAGATTGAAAATCGCGAGATTCGCGCTGATGATCGCCGTCGTGATCACAAGATACGCCCATCCCAGAGAGGCCGCCTGTTTGACCACATCAAAGATCCTCAGCGGCCCGCCCAGGGCGTCCTGGGCCGGCATCGCGCCGGTGACCACGTGGTAAAGCGCCTTGAACATCAGGACACAAAGATCGGTCAGGTGCTCGTACGCCTTGACAAACGACTGGCCGGGGCCGTACTTGAAAAAAACGATCTCCTCCGCGGGCTGGATACCGACCAGCCGGACCGACTCTTTCTGCCCGAAAATATTTTCCACGCTGCGGATCTTGGGAGCGATCTCCTTGGCGATTTCCTGTCCGTCCCGGACGATCGTGAAATGCAGGGTCTGTCCGCCGGAGGTGCTGACATACTTGTGGAGGTCCTCCCAATTGACGATGGCCTTGTCATCGATCCGGGTCACGCGGTCGCCGGGAAGCAGGCCGGCCGCGGCGGCCGGGTGGTCCTCCAGGACCTTCCCGATCTTGGCGGCCAGGGTCGGATATCCCAGCAGGAAAATAAAATAAAAACAGATATACGCAAAAACCATATTGACCATCGGCCCCATCAGGACAATGAGCGCCCGATGACCGACCGGATGGGAAAAAAACTCGTCCTTGTCCCCTTTGCACGCGGCCCGCTCGTCGCCCGCCATCTTGACGTATCCGCCCAGGGGGATGGCGCACACCATGTATTCCGTATCTCCCCGCTTACGGGAAAACAATTTGGGTCCAAACCCGACCGAAAATTTTTCCACGCGCACGCCCAGGAGCCGGGCCGTGATGAAATGCCCCCACTCATGGACAACCACCAGAACGCTCAACACCAGGATAAAAACCAGAACGTCCATCATGCCCTTTCGCTTAATGCGCCGCCGTCAAGGGACGACCCTTCGGGTCGCCACTTGGCCGTGGCATGACCACGGCCAAGTACTGCATCAAGCCACGGGCAAAGCCCGTGGCATCTGATTTGTTAAAATCCGCGCCGCCTCCTGACGCGCCCACGCGTCGGCGGCCAAAATATCGTTCAGCCCCGGATCCTTCCGGGATTTATGGCGTGCCACGACCTTTTCCACGGCCCCGACCAGATGGACAAATGAAATCCGCCCCTGCAGGAACGCCTCGACCGCCAGCTCATCGGCGGCGTTGAGGACAGCCGGGTGGGTCCCCCCTTTTCTGGCGACATCGACCGCCAGGGCCAGCGCCGGGAACTTCCGGAGATCGGGCTTTTCAAACGTGAATTTCTTAAGCCGGAAAAAATCCAGGTCTTTCAACCCCGAGGGGAATCTCCGGGGATAGGTCAAGGCGTACTGGATCGGCAGGCGCATGTCCGTGATGCCCATCTGCGCCATGACCGACCCGTCCCGGAACGCGACCATCGAATGGATGATCGCTTCGGGGTGGATCACCACTTCGATCTCATCGTCCCGCAGATCAAAAAGCCGCTTGGCCTCGATGACCTCGAACCCCTTGTTCATCAGCGTGGCGGAATCCACCGTGATGCGTTTGCCCATCTTCCATCGCGGATGGTTCAGGATCTGTTTCACCGTCACGCGCCTGAACCGGGACACAGGAATGGTCCGCAAGGGACCGCCGGACGCCGTCAAAAAGACCTTTTTCACCTCGGCCCGGCTCTGCCCTTCCAAGCACTGAAAGATCGCGCTCTGCTCGCTGTCAACCGGGATGATCCTGGCCCCGCAGCGTTTCGCCTCGCGGATGATGATCTCCCCCGCGATGACCAAGGCCTCCTTATTGGCCGTGGCCACCGTCTTGCCGGCGCGGACCGCCGTGAGAAAAGGCAGCAACGCGGCGCTTCCGCTGATCCCCATCACTACCGTGTCCACGTCGCTGCGGCTGACCATCTGCGGCAGGTCCGTCTCGGAATTAAAAACTTTGACGCCGGTCCCCTGGGTCAACTCCTTCAGATCCGCCACCTGGCCCGGCCCGATCGCCACACAGGCCGGCATAAACCGCTTGACCTGTTCGGCCAGCAGGCCGGCATTGTTCAAGGCGGAAAGGCCCACCACCCGGAATTCCGCCGGGAACCGATCGACAACCTTCAGGGTGTTGATGCCAATGGACCCGGTGGATCCGAGGATGACAATATTCTTAACGCTCATAGATGCCGCCGCGGTTGACGATCTCGGCTATACGGCCTTCAGAACGGCGCTCATATACAGATAAAAGGCCGGGCCCGAAAACAATACGCTGTCAATGACATCCAGGACGCCGCCCATCCCGGGGAGGAACTTTCCGGAATCTTTGACGTTACAATCACGTTTCATCAACGACTCCGACAGGTCTCCCAACTGGCCCAGTCCGCCGATCGCGGCCCCCATGACAACCACCTGCCATACCGGGAAATTGAGGACCGACGGCAAAAAGTCCTTCGCCAGAACGGCCGCCGCCATGCTGAAAATGAAACTCCCCACCGCCCCTTCCACGGACTTGTTGGGGCTGACCCGCGGCAGCAGTGCATGCTTCCCGAAACGGCTGCCGATGAGCAATGCCCCGATATCGCCGGATTTCGTGACGATCAGGAGGAACGCCAAAAGGGCGATCCCATCCTGGTCGGGCAACAGGAAACGGATCTTGATCAAAAAGCTGAACAGCCAGGAAATATAAAAAACGCCGAACATCGTGGTCGAGACACCGACGATCGCGTTGCTGTTGTCCTTGCGCGCGAACTGCATCAGCAAAACAAGCAGGAACGCGAGAACGATGAACAACAGTTCCCAATTCTTCGTCAGCTGGAAGCGGCTGTAGATGGACGCGGGAATCAAAATCCCCAGGAAGATGCCGACATAGCTGTAAATCGGGATCCCCTTTTTCTTGATCATGTAAAAGAACTCGTAAAGCCCGCCGATCGTCAGGGCCATGAGGAGCACAATGAAGGCCCACTCAAAGGCAATGCCGATCGCGATCACGGAAATCGCCAAAACCGAGCTGAAAAATCTCTTTTGACTCATACCCAAACCGCTGTCAGGAGGATGCGATCCCCACCCGCCCGTAGCGCCGGTCCCTTTTCTGGTAATCCGCGATGGCCTTCTGAAACTCACCGGTGTTGAATTGCGGCCAATAAATATCGGTGAAATAAAATTCCGCGTAGGACAACTGCCACAGAAGGAAATTGCTGATCCGCTGTTCACCTGATGTCCGGATCAGAAGATCCGGATCCGGCATACCGGCGGTGTACAGGGCCTGCTGAAACGTTTCCTCGCTGATATCCGACAAGGACATCTGCCCCGATGTCACCTTCTCCGCCAAATTTTTGGCGGCGTCCAGTATCTCCGAGCGGCCCCCGTAATTCAAGGCCAGGTTCAGGATCAGCCCCGTGCAGTCCTTCGTGGCGCCGGAGGTCCTCTCCATACTCTTGATAACATCCGCAGGCAGGCCGTCCTTCCGCCCGATCGTCTGCAACCGAATATTGTCCCGGATCAACTGATTGACTTTCCTGTCAAGCACCGCGCACAGGGTCGTCATCAGCATCTGCACTTCGCTCAACGGCCTGTTCCAATTTTCCGTTGAAAACGTGTACAGTGTCAAAACCTTAATGCCCATCAGGCGCGCCGCCTCGACGATCTCCTCAACGCGCCGCACGCCTTCCAGATGGCCCTGGGTCCTCGGCAAATTCCGGCTCTTGGCCCAGCGGCCGTTGCCGTCCATGATGATGGCCACATGGCGCGGCAGATGGGGAGCGCTTTCCGGCCCCGAATTCCCCATGAGGGATTCCTTTCCTGCAAATCGTTCCGGTCCCACCAAAAAAATGGGGGGATAGTTTATCCCCCATTTGAGAAGAACCACTCATTGTGATCACCCGGGGACTGTGCCGGATGATCTTAACGGGCTGCGTTCGGCGCCGCTTGTTCTGTCAGCGCGCCTTCCAGCTCCTTGACCTTCCCGGCCAGGGCCTCTTTTTCCTGCGCCGCGGCCTCAAGCTGGGACTTCAACGCATTGGCTTTT
This sequence is a window from Candidatus Omnitrophota bacterium. Protein-coding genes within it:
- the rseP gene encoding RIP metalloprotease RseP, with translation MMDVLVFILVLSVLVVVHEWGHFITARLLGVRVEKFSVGFGPKLFSRKRGDTEYMVCAIPLGGYVKMAGDERAACKGDKDEFFSHPVGHRALIVLMGPMVNMVFAYICFYFIFLLGYPTLAAKIGKVLEDHPAAAAGLLPGDRVTRIDDKAIVNWEDLHKYVSTSGGQTLHFTIVRDGQEIAKEIAPKIRSVENIFGQKESVRLVGIQPAEEIVFFKYGPGQSFVKAYEHLTDLCVLMFKALYHVVTGAMPAQDALGGPLRIFDVVKQAASLGWAYLVITTAIISANLAIFNLFPVPVLDGGHLMLLAVEKVRGRPLSLKVEEHLTRAGLTLLLCLVVFVIYSDIDHLGWIDKLKNFWPK
- a CDS encoding 1-deoxy-D-xylulose-5-phosphate reductoisomerase; protein product: MSVKNIVILGSTGSIGINTLKVVDRFPAEFRVVGLSALNNAGLLAEQVKRFMPACVAIGPGQVADLKELTQGTGVKVFNSETDLPQMVSRSDVDTVVMGISGSAALLPFLTAVRAGKTVATANKEALVIAGEIIIREAKRCGARIIPVDSEQSAIFQCLEGQSRAEVKKVFLTASGGPLRTIPVSRFRRVTVKQILNHPRWKMGKRITVDSATLMNKGFEVIEAKRLFDLRDDEIEVVIHPEAIIHSMVAFRDGSVMAQMGITDMRLPIQYALTYPRRFPSGLKDLDFFRLKKFTFEKPDLRKFPALALAVDVARKGGTHPAVLNAADELAVEAFLQGRISFVHLVGAVEKVVARHKSRKDPGLNDILAADAWARQEAARILTNQMPRALPVA
- a CDS encoding phosphatidate cytidylyltransferase; protein product: MSQKRFFSSVLAISVIAIGIAFEWAFIVLLMALTIGGLYEFFYMIKKKGIPIYSYVGIFLGILIPASIYSRFQLTKNWELLFIVLAFLLVLLMQFARKDNSNAIVGVSTTMFGVFYISWLFSFLIKIRFLLPDQDGIALLAFLLIVTKSGDIGALLIGSRFGKHALLPRVSPNKSVEGAVGSFIFSMAAAVLAKDFLPSVLNFPVWQVVVMGAAIGGLGQLGDLSESLMKRDCNVKDSGKFLPGMGGVLDVIDSVLFSGPAFYLYMSAVLKAV
- a CDS encoding isoprenyl transferase — its product is MGNSGPESAPHLPRHVAIIMDGNGRWAKSRNLPRTQGHLEGVRRVEEIVEAARLMGIKVLTLYTFSTENWNRPLSEVQMLMTTLCAVLDRKVNQLIRDNIRLQTIGRKDGLPADVIKSMERTSGATKDCTGLILNLALNYGGRSEILDAAKNLAEKVTSGQMSLSDISEETFQQALYTAGMPDPDLLIRTSGEQRISNFLLWQLSYAEFYFTDIYWPQFNTGEFQKAIADYQKRDRRYGRVGIASS